A genome region from Defluviimonas aquaemixtae includes the following:
- a CDS encoding ABC-F family ATP-binding cassette domain-containing protein, producing MARAPLLQLSGISLTFGGNPVFEGLDLVIQPGDRVALVGRNGSGKSTLMKVMAGLVEADQGERVVPPGVTVGYMEQEPDLGAFATLGEFAASGLAEGEDFRVAVAAEGLKFDPDTPVAAASGGERRRAALAKLLAEAPELMLLDEPTNHLDIEAIGWLEAQLAETRAAYVVISHDRAFLKALTRATIWIDRGEMRRNEKGFAVFEDWRDTVWAEEDLARHKLDRRIKAEARWAVEGISARRRRNQGRLRALQAMRAERAAMIRRQGAAEMALESGQASGRLVIEAKGISKSFDDKLILRPFDLKVLRGDRVAFVGPNGVGKTTLLKMLTGEVAPDTGTVRHGTNLQIAVFDQARAALDPDMTLWDGLVNDPGMAVSGRSDQVMVRGAPKHVVGYLKDFLFDEAQARAPIRSLSGGERARLMLARIMARPSNLLVLDEPTNDLDIETLDLLQDLLGDYDGTVLLVSHDRDFIDRVATTTIAMEGDGRAVAYAGGWSDYRAQRPAGPLLQKQAAPAPKPAPAPEPKMKRAAKGLTFTEKHRLDELPGLIEKLEAEIGKLSDLLSDPDLFAKAPDKFRRASEGLAGRQAALAAAEEEWLALEEKASV from the coding sequence ATGGCCCGCGCACCACTTCTGCAGCTTTCCGGAATCTCCCTGACCTTCGGCGGAAATCCGGTGTTCGAGGGGCTGGATCTTGTGATCCAGCCGGGCGATCGCGTCGCCCTTGTCGGTCGGAACGGGTCGGGCAAGTCGACGCTGATGAAGGTGATGGCAGGACTGGTGGAGGCCGACCAGGGCGAGCGTGTCGTGCCGCCCGGCGTGACCGTGGGCTACATGGAACAGGAGCCGGACCTCGGCGCCTTCGCGACGCTTGGCGAGTTCGCCGCATCGGGTCTTGCCGAAGGCGAGGACTTCCGCGTGGCGGTCGCGGCAGAGGGGCTGAAGTTCGACCCCGATACTCCGGTCGCGGCGGCCTCGGGCGGCGAAAGGCGGCGGGCGGCGCTCGCCAAGCTTCTGGCCGAGGCGCCTGAGCTGATGTTGCTTGACGAGCCCACCAACCACCTCGACATCGAGGCGATCGGCTGGCTAGAGGCGCAGCTCGCGGAGACGCGCGCGGCCTATGTCGTGATCTCGCACGACCGGGCGTTCCTGAAGGCGCTGACGCGCGCGACGATCTGGATCGACCGGGGCGAGATGCGGCGGAACGAGAAGGGCTTCGCCGTATTCGAGGACTGGCGCGACACGGTCTGGGCCGAGGAGGACCTCGCGCGCCACAAGCTCGACCGCAGGATCAAGGCCGAGGCGCGTTGGGCGGTCGAGGGGATCTCGGCCCGGCGGCGGCGCAATCAGGGGCGGCTCCGGGCGCTTCAGGCGATGCGGGCCGAGCGCGCGGCGATGATCCGGCGTCAGGGCGCTGCGGAGATGGCGCTGGAAAGCGGTCAGGCGTCCGGAAGGCTTGTCATCGAAGCGAAAGGAATTTCAAAGTCTTTCGACGACAAGCTCATCCTGCGCCCGTTCGATCTTAAGGTGCTGAGGGGCGACCGCGTGGCCTTCGTCGGCCCGAACGGCGTGGGCAAGACGACGCTTCTGAAGATGCTCACCGGTGAGGTCGCGCCGGACACCGGCACCGTGCGCCACGGCACGAACCTTCAGATCGCGGTCTTCGACCAGGCCCGCGCGGCGCTCGATCCCGACATGACGCTCTGGGACGGTCTCGTCAATGATCCCGGCATGGCGGTCTCCGGGCGGTCCGACCAGGTCATGGTGCGCGGCGCGCCAAAGCACGTTGTCGGCTATCTCAAGGACTTCCTCTTCGACGAGGCGCAGGCGCGCGCGCCGATCCGGTCGCTGTCGGGCGGCGAGCGGGCGCGGCTGATGCTCGCCCGTATCATGGCGCGACCTTCCAACCTCCTTGTGCTGGACGAACCCACCAACGACCTCGATATCGAGACGCTGGACCTGTTGCAGGACCTCCTTGGCGACTACGACGGCACGGTGCTTCTCGTCAGCCACGACCGCGACTTCATCGACCGCGTCGCGACCACGACGATCGCGATGGAGGGCGACGGGCGCGCCGTCGCCTATGCCGGCGGCTGGAGCGACTACCGGGCGCAGAGGCCGGCCGGGCCCCTCCTGCAAAAGCAGGCCGCGCCCGCGCCAAAACCCGCGCCCGCGCCGGAGCCGAAGATGAAGAGGGCCGCAAAAGGCCTTACGTTCACGGAAAAACACCGGCTCGATGAGCTCCCCGGCCTGATCGAGAAGCTCGAAGCGGAAATCGGAAAGCTGAGCGATCTTCTTTCCGACCCCGACCTCTTCGCCAAGGCGCCCGACAAGTTCCGCCGCGCCTCCGAGGGGCTCGCGGGGCGGCAGGCGGCACTGGCAGCCGCCGAGGAGGAATGGCTGGCGCTGGAAGAAAAGGCCTCGGTATGA
- a CDS encoding helix-turn-helix domain-containing protein, with translation MIGRKAFPSAHEMDKPKGFDDFELRLGDVMRGERATLAKSLLDVQRELKIKASYIAAIENCDVSAFETPGFVAGYVRSYARYLGMDPEWAFKRFCEEANFTVVHGMSAAASGPKPNRRKIDYAEPLANPNALFVPRGEAFMSGIEPSAIGSILVLVALIVGIGYGGWAVLNEVQKVQLAPVDQAPGVIAELDPLAGAATEIASQQAEAQTIEVAALPAEDIAPPVPGALDRLYRPEALDVPVLVARDGPIAAIDPRTVGALANEIRDPEAVLEQAEVPVLGETPVQVVKADVPAVELLAVRPAWVRVRAADGTVILEKILDAGERFALPKLEEPPTLRVGESGALYFAVNGETYGPAGEQGRVTKNVELSPEALTASYALADLARDADLEKMVTVADAGAVVESEAASE, from the coding sequence ATGATCGGGCGGAAGGCCTTTCCTTCGGCGCATGAGATGGACAAACCTAAAGGGTTCGATGATTTCGAGCTGAGACTCGGTGACGTCATGCGTGGCGAACGTGCGACGCTGGCGAAATCCCTCCTCGACGTTCAACGCGAACTCAAGATCAAGGCGAGCTACATCGCCGCGATCGAAAACTGCGACGTCTCGGCCTTCGAGACGCCGGGCTTCGTCGCGGGCTATGTCCGCTCCTACGCGCGATATCTCGGGATGGACCCCGAATGGGCCTTCAAGCGTTTCTGCGAAGAGGCGAACTTCACTGTTGTCCACGGCATGTCGGCGGCCGCCTCGGGACCCAAGCCCAACCGCCGCAAGATTGACTATGCCGAGCCGCTCGCTAACCCGAACGCTCTCTTCGTTCCGCGGGGCGAAGCGTTCATGTCCGGGATCGAGCCGTCCGCAATCGGCTCCATCCTCGTCCTCGTCGCGCTTATCGTCGGCATCGGTTACGGCGGCTGGGCGGTGCTCAACGAAGTTCAGAAGGTGCAGCTCGCCCCCGTCGATCAGGCGCCAGGAGTGATCGCGGAACTCGATCCCCTTGCCGGGGCCGCAACGGAGATCGCTTCGCAGCAGGCCGAAGCCCAGACAATCGAAGTGGCCGCGCTTCCCGCCGAAGACATCGCGCCGCCAGTGCCCGGGGCGCTCGACCGTCTCTACCGGCCCGAAGCGCTCGACGTGCCCGTGCTGGTCGCGCGCGACGGACCGATCGCCGCGATCGATCCGCGGACCGTCGGCGCGCTCGCCAACGAGATTCGCGATCCCGAAGCGGTTCTCGAACAGGCCGAAGTGCCCGTGCTCGGCGAAACGCCGGTTCAGGTCGTGAAGGCCGACGTGCCGGCGGTGGAGCTTCTGGCGGTCCGACCCGCTTGGGTGCGCGTGAGGGCAGCCGACGGTACTGTGATCCTGGAAAAGATCCTCGACGCGGGCGAACGCTTCGCGCTGCCCAAGCTCGAAGAGCCGCCGACCCTGCGCGTGGGCGAATCCGGCGCGCTCTATTTCGCCGTGAACGGCGAAACCTACGGGCCCGCGGGCGAACAGGGCCGGGTCACCAAAAATGTCGAGCTGTCGCCCGAAGCCCTGACCGCTTCCTACGCGCTTGCCGATCTGGCGCGGGACGCCGATCTCGAGAAGATGGTCACTGTCGCGGACGCCGGCGCGGTCGTGGAAAGCGAAGCCGCCAGCGAGTGA
- a CDS encoding M20/M25/M40 family metallo-hydrolase, with protein sequence MSLDAVLAKIDETLPEAMDRLFGLLRIPSISTDPAYRPDCAKAADWLAEELSDLGLDAAARPTPGHPMVVGHGGGGDRHFLFYGHYDVQPVDPLNLWHRDPFDPAIEDTPAGRVIRGRGASDDKGQLMTFIEACRAWKAVHGALPCRLTVFLEGEEESGSPSLIPFMTENSGELTAEIALICDTSMVSPGIPSVASQLRGMLKDEFTIHGPNIDLHSGHYGGPGLNPLREMARIVASFHDAETGRVAVEGFYDGVHEVPPELLRQWENSGFDEKTYLNSVGYTVPHGEKGYSALEQQWARPTLEFNGMWGGYQGVGSKTVIPSEAHCKITCRLVGDMDPDRLREKIRAHVEARLSIDATVTWDQDLEGSPAAVMNISRPEFEAARKALSDEWDREAVFVGMGGSIPIAGYFKEILGMDAMLIGFANDDDAIHSPNEKYDVQSFHKGIRSWARVLSALS encoded by the coding sequence ATGAGCCTAGATGCTGTCCTCGCGAAGATCGACGAAACCTTGCCGGAGGCGATGGACCGCCTGTTCGGGCTCTTGCGCATTCCGTCGATCTCGACCGATCCGGCCTATAGGCCGGACTGCGCCAAGGCCGCAGATTGGCTCGCAGAGGAGCTATCAGACCTCGGCCTCGATGCCGCCGCGCGGCCGACGCCCGGCCATCCGATGGTCGTCGGTCACGGCGGCGGCGGGGACCGGCATTTCCTTTTCTACGGACACTACGACGTGCAGCCCGTCGACCCCTTGAACCTTTGGCACCGCGACCCCTTCGATCCCGCGATCGAGGACACACCTGCCGGGCGCGTGATCCGGGGCCGAGGCGCGTCGGACGACAAGGGCCAGCTCATGACCTTCATCGAAGCCTGCCGCGCGTGGAAAGCAGTGCACGGCGCCCTGCCCTGCCGGCTGACCGTCTTTCTCGAAGGCGAGGAGGAGTCCGGCTCGCCCTCGCTTATCCCGTTCATGACGGAAAACTCAGGTGAATTGACCGCGGAGATCGCGCTGATCTGCGACACGTCGATGGTGTCGCCCGGCATCCCGTCGGTCGCCTCGCAACTGCGCGGCATGCTTAAGGACGAATTCACGATCCACGGGCCGAATATCGACCTCCATTCCGGCCATTACGGCGGGCCGGGGCTCAACCCGCTGCGCGAAATGGCGCGCATCGTCGCGTCGTTCCACGATGCCGAGACGGGGCGCGTCGCGGTTGAGGGCTTTTATGACGGCGTGCACGAGGTCCCGCCCGAGCTTCTGAGACAGTGGGAAAATTCGGGCTTCGACGAGAAGACCTATCTGAACAGCGTCGGCTACACGGTGCCCCACGGGGAAAAGGGATACTCCGCGCTCGAACAGCAATGGGCGCGGCCGACGCTCGAATTCAACGGCATGTGGGGCGGCTACCAGGGAGTAGGGTCCAAAACTGTGATCCCGTCCGAGGCGCATTGCAAGATCACCTGCCGGCTCGTCGGTGACATGGACCCCGATCGCCTACGCGAGAAGATCCGCGCCCATGTCGAGGCGCGGCTTTCAATCGATGCCACGGTCACATGGGACCAGGATCTGGAAGGGTCGCCGGCGGCCGTGATGAACATCAGCCGACCGGAATTCGAGGCCGCCCGGAAGGCGCTGTCCGACGAGTGGGACCGCGAGGCGGTCTTCGTCGGCATGGGCGGCTCGATCCCCATCGCCGGATATTTCAAGGAGATCCTCGGCATGGACGCGATGCTGATTGGCTTCGCCAACGACGACGACGCGATCCATTCCCCGAACGAGAAGTACGACGTGCAGAGCTTTCACAAGGGAATCCGTTCCTGGGCCCGCGTCCTTTCTGCACTGAGCTGA
- a CDS encoding alpha/beta fold hydrolase — MEGFTDSVAEVNGQRIAHSIGGAGPAVLLLHGFPQTRAMWRQVAPRLAEHFTVVTADLRGYGASSKPRGAEHYSFREMGRDQLALMTGLGFDRFHLVGHDRGGRTAHRIALDEPSRLLSLTVMDIVPTHHLFANLSREVAASYYHWFFLAQPQPFPETLILADPDYFFESCLLGWGGAKLSDFDAGQLAAYREAWRDPATVGAMCDDYRAALRIDFDLDAADLGCRVDAPSLVLYGDTGAMARAYDVPATWADRLSAMQAAAVPGGHFFIDTNPDATAAALLGFLMSDRAQSIGGMP, encoded by the coding sequence ATGGAAGGGTTCACCGACTCCGTCGCCGAGGTGAACGGGCAGAGGATCGCCCATTCGATCGGAGGAGCCGGACCGGCGGTTCTGCTGCTTCACGGCTTTCCGCAGACGCGCGCGATGTGGCGGCAGGTGGCGCCGCGTCTCGCCGAACATTTCACTGTCGTCACCGCCGACCTGCGCGGCTACGGCGCGTCCTCGAAGCCGCGCGGGGCCGAGCATTATTCGTTTCGCGAGATGGGTCGCGACCAGCTCGCGCTGATGACGGGGCTTGGCTTCGACCGCTTCCACCTCGTCGGCCACGACAGGGGCGGACGTACCGCCCACCGGATCGCGCTCGACGAGCCGAGCCGACTACTCAGTCTGACCGTGATGGACATCGTGCCAACCCATCACCTGTTCGCGAACCTCAGCCGCGAGGTCGCGGCCAGCTACTATCACTGGTTCTTTCTCGCCCAGCCCCAGCCCTTCCCCGAAACGCTGATCCTGGCCGATCCGGATTATTTCTTCGAATCCTGCCTTCTGGGCTGGGGCGGGGCCAAGCTTTCGGACTTCGATGCCGGGCAGCTCGCGGCCTACCGCGAGGCGTGGCGCGACCCGGCGACGGTTGGCGCGATGTGCGACGACTACCGCGCAGCGCTGCGGATCGACTTCGATCTCGACGCCGCCGACCTCGGCTGCCGCGTCGATGCGCCGAGCCTTGTCCTATACGGCGACACCGGTGCGATGGCGCGCGCCTACGATGTGCCCGCGACCTGGGCCGACCGGCTGTCCGCGATGCAGGCCGCCGCGGTTCCGGGCGGCCACTTCTTCATCGACACAAATCCCGATGCGACCGCCGCGGCGCTGCTGGGCTTCCTGATGAGCGATCGGGCTCAAAGCATCGGCGGTATGCCGTAA
- a CDS encoding CaiB/BaiF CoA transferase family protein yields the protein MTGPLKGLRIVEIAGLGPTPFAAMMLADMGADVVRIERPGNRHLLGLDYDILNRSRGFVTLDLKAEVDRAAARRLIDAADGLIEGLRPGAMERLDLGPGDFPDNPRLVYGRMTGWGQAGPLARAAGHDINYIALSGALHAVGPSDRPIPPLNLLGDFGGGGIYLAFGMVCGFLEAARSGQGQVVDAAIIDGTAHLMAMIQAMAAGGKWTDRREANILDGAAPFYGTYRCKCGGFLAVGAIEPKFWAEFLERVGLDPAGLPDQMDEARWPEARRIVAERLAERTRDEWAALLEGTDACAAPVLKIAEAPQHPHNAARRTYITHEDVTQAAPAPRLSRTPGAIRPGSQTKPMDLGALLKEWGA from the coding sequence ATGACCGGCCCGCTCAAGGGGCTCAGGATCGTCGAGATCGCCGGGCTCGGGCCGACGCCCTTCGCCGCGATGATGCTCGCCGACATGGGAGCAGACGTCGTGCGCATCGAACGGCCCGGCAACCGGCACCTGCTCGGCCTCGATTACGACATCCTGAACCGGAGCCGGGGCTTCGTGACGCTCGATCTGAAGGCCGAAGTCGATCGCGCCGCGGCGCGGCGGCTGATCGACGCGGCAGACGGGCTGATCGAGGGGCTCAGACCCGGCGCGATGGAGCGGCTGGACCTCGGCCCCGGGGACTTTCCCGATAATCCCCGGCTCGTCTACGGCCGAATGACGGGTTGGGGGCAGGCCGGGCCGCTCGCCCGTGCGGCGGGGCACGACATCAACTACATCGCACTCTCGGGCGCGCTGCACGCTGTTGGGCCTTCGGACCGACCGATACCGCCCCTGAATCTCCTCGGCGATTTCGGCGGGGGCGGGATTTATCTGGCCTTCGGTATGGTCTGCGGCTTCCTCGAGGCGGCACGGAGCGGCCAGGGACAGGTGGTCGACGCGGCGATCATCGACGGCACAGCGCATCTCATGGCGATGATCCAGGCGATGGCCGCGGGCGGCAAATGGACCGACCGGCGCGAGGCGAACATCCTGGACGGCGCGGCACCCTTCTACGGAACCTATCGCTGCAAGTGCGGCGGGTTCCTCGCCGTGGGCGCGATCGAGCCGAAGTTCTGGGCGGAGTTCCTTGAGCGCGTCGGGCTCGATCCGGCCGGCCTGCCCGACCAGATGGACGAGGCGCGCTGGCCCGAGGCGCGCCGGATCGTCGCCGAACGCCTCGCCGAGCGGACGCGCGACGAATGGGCGGCGCTCCTTGAAGGCACCGATGCCTGCGCCGCTCCGGTGCTGAAGATTGCAGAGGCTCCGCAGCATCCCCACAACGCCGCGCGGCGGACCTACATCACGCACGAGGACGTGACCCAGGCGGCCCCCGCACCGCGGCTGTCGCGCACGCCCGGCGCGATCAGGCCGGGATCGCAGACGAAACCGATGGACCTTGGTGCGCTTCTCAAGGAATGGGGCGCCTGA
- the hemA gene encoding 5-aminolevulinate synthase: MNYDAQLDAALGRLHDEGRYRTFIDIERRKGQFPKATWLRPDGTEKDITVWCGNDYLGMGQHPVVIEAMHEALEATGAGSGGTRNISGTTVYHKRLETELADLHRKEAALVFTSAYIANDATLSTLPKLFPGLIIYSDALNHASMIEGIRRNGGAKRVFRHNDVTHLRELLAADDPAAPKLIAFESVYSMDGDICPMEEICDIAQEFGALTYLDEVHAVGMYGPRGAGVAEKRGLMGRIDIINATLAKAYGVMGGYIASTAKMVDAIRSYAPGFIFTTSIPPAVAAGAAASVRHLKSAQALRDKQQEHAKILKTRLRALGLPIIDHGTHIVPVHVGDPVHCKKISDMLLKEYGIYVQPINFPTVPRGTERLRFTPSPVHSTDDIDRLVHAMDRLWSHCALNRAELSA, translated from the coding sequence ATGAACTATGACGCTCAGCTCGACGCGGCTCTCGGCCGTCTGCATGATGAGGGCCGCTACCGGACTTTCATCGACATCGAGCGGCGGAAGGGCCAGTTTCCGAAAGCGACCTGGCTCCGCCCGGACGGAACCGAAAAGGACATCACGGTCTGGTGCGGCAACGACTATCTCGGCATGGGCCAGCATCCGGTCGTTATCGAAGCGATGCACGAGGCCCTGGAGGCGACCGGTGCGGGTTCGGGTGGCACGCGCAACATCTCGGGCACCACGGTCTATCACAAACGGCTTGAGACCGAGCTTGCCGATCTCCACCGCAAGGAGGCGGCGCTGGTCTTCACGTCGGCCTATATCGCCAATGACGCGACGCTGTCGACGCTGCCGAAGCTCTTTCCCGGCCTCATAATCTATTCCGACGCATTGAACCACGCCTCGATGATCGAAGGCATTCGCCGCAATGGCGGTGCCAAGCGTGTGTTCCGCCACAACGACGTCACCCATCTGCGCGAACTCCTCGCAGCGGACGATCCTGCGGCGCCGAAGCTCATCGCCTTCGAATCGGTCTATTCGATGGACGGCGATATCTGCCCGATGGAGGAGATCTGCGACATCGCGCAGGAATTCGGCGCGCTGACCTATCTCGACGAGGTTCATGCCGTCGGCATGTACGGCCCCCGCGGTGCGGGCGTGGCCGAGAAGCGTGGCCTGATGGGCCGGATCGACATCATCAACGCGACGCTGGCCAAGGCCTACGGCGTGATGGGCGGCTACATCGCGTCCACCGCGAAGATGGTCGACGCGATCCGCTCCTACGCTCCGGGCTTCATCTTCACGACCTCGATCCCGCCGGCGGTCGCGGCGGGCGCGGCCGCGTCGGTCCGCCATCTCAAGTCCGCCCAGGCCCTGCGCGACAAGCAGCAGGAACACGCGAAGATCCTCAAGACACGGCTCAGGGCGCTTGGACTTCCGATCATCGACCACGGCACTCATATCGTGCCCGTCCACGTCGGCGATCCGGTCCACTGCAAGAAGATATCCGACATGCTGCTGAAGGAATACGGGATCTACGTGCAGCCGATCAACTTCCCGACCGTCCCGCGGGGAACCGAACGACTGCGCTTCACGCCCTCGCCCGTTCACTCGACGGACGATATTGACCGGCTCGTCCATGCGATGGACCGGCTCTGGTCGCACTGTGCCCTGAATCGCGCAGAACTTTCCGCCTAA
- a CDS encoding fasciclin domain-containing protein produces MNFKSLLASASAAIVVSAGAAQAANPMVGGAEMYDTKTIVENAVNSADHTTLVAAVQAADLVETLSGEGPFTVFAPTNDAFGMLAKGTVEDLLKPENKAALTKVLTCHVVAANAMSDAIAGMIADDGGAHPVPTVGGCTLTAMMEDGKIKLQDERGRTATVTVADVKQSNGVIHVIDAVLLPAK; encoded by the coding sequence ATGAACTTCAAATCCCTCCTCGCCTCCGCCTCCGCCGCCATCGTCGTCAGCGCGGGCGCCGCGCAGGCCGCGAACCCGATGGTCGGTGGCGCCGAGATGTATGACACCAAAACCATCGTCGAGAACGCCGTTAACTCGGCCGATCACACGACACTTGTCGCCGCCGTTCAGGCGGCGGATCTTGTCGAAACGCTGTCGGGCGAAGGCCCGTTCACGGTCTTCGCGCCCACCAACGACGCGTTCGGCATGCTCGCCAAGGGCACGGTCGAGGATCTGTTGAAGCCGGAGAACAAGGCGGCGCTGACGAAGGTGCTGACCTGCCACGTCGTGGCGGCCAACGCCATGTCGGACGCCATCGCCGGCATGATCGCCGATGACGGCGGCGCGCATCCGGTCCCAACCGTTGGCGGCTGCACGCTGACGGCAATGATGGAAGACGGCAAGATCAAGCTCCAGGACGAGCGCGGCCGCACCGCGACTGTGACCGTGGCCGACGTGAAGCAGTCGAATGGCGTGATCCACGTGATCGATGCCGTGCTTCTGCCCGCGAAGTAA
- the ispG gene encoding flavodoxin-dependent (E)-4-hydroxy-3-methylbut-2-enyl-diphosphate synthase, whose protein sequence is MTHNPIRPWRNIERRVSRGIMVGPVPVGGDAPITVQTMTNTDTTDVKATVEQIQRCAAAGADIVRVSTPDEASTKALREIVAESPVPIVADIHFHYKRAIEAAEAGAACLRINPGNIGSADRVREVVRAAKDHGCSIRIGVNAGSLERHLLDKYGEPCPDAMVESGLDHIKLLQDNDFHEFKISCKASDVFLAAAAYQQLAEATDAPIHLGITEAGGLTSGTVKSAIGLGNLLWMGIGDTIRVSLSADPVEEVKVGYEILKSMGLRHRGVQIISCPSCARQGFDVIRTVEALEKRLEHIKSPMSLSIIGCVVNGPGEALMTDIGFTGGGAGSGMVYLAGKQSHKMTNDQMIDHIVGLVEARAAELDAAKEAAE, encoded by the coding sequence ATGACCCACAACCCGATCCGACCGTGGCGGAACATCGAGCGGCGAGTGTCGCGCGGGATAATGGTGGGCCCGGTTCCTGTCGGCGGCGACGCGCCCATCACCGTGCAGACGATGACGAACACCGACACGACGGACGTGAAGGCGACTGTCGAACAGATCCAGCGCTGCGCTGCCGCGGGGGCGGATATCGTGCGCGTCTCAACCCCCGACGAGGCTTCGACGAAGGCCCTGCGCGAAATCGTGGCCGAAAGCCCGGTGCCGATCGTTGCCGACATCCATTTCCACTACAAGCGCGCCATCGAGGCGGCCGAGGCGGGCGCGGCCTGCCTCAGGATCAACCCCGGCAATATCGGATCGGCCGACCGCGTGCGCGAGGTCGTGAGGGCCGCAAAGGATCACGGCTGTTCGATCCGCATCGGGGTGAATGCCGGCTCGCTCGAAAGGCATCTTCTCGACAAGTACGGCGAGCCCTGTCCGGACGCGATGGTCGAAAGCGGGCTCGACCACATCAAGCTCTTGCAGGACAACGACTTCCACGAATTCAAGATCAGCTGCAAGGCGTCGGACGTGTTCCTTGCCGCCGCAGCCTATCAGCAACTCGCCGAGGCGACGGACGCGCCGATCCATCTCGGCATCACCGAGGCGGGCGGGCTTACCTCCGGCACCGTCAAGTCTGCCATCGGGCTCGGCAATCTTCTCTGGATGGGGATCGGCGACACGATCCGCGTCTCGCTTTCGGCCGATCCTGTCGAGGAGGTGAAGGTCGGCTACGAGATTCTGAAATCGATGGGACTGAGGCACCGCGGCGTGCAGATCATCTCCTGCCCGTCCTGCGCGCGGCAGGGCTTCGACGTGATCAGGACGGTCGAGGCGCTGGAAAAGCGGCTGGAGCACATCAAGTCGCCGATGAGCCTCAGTATCATCGGCTGTGTCGTGAATGGGCCGGGAGAGGCGCTGATGACCGATATCGGCTTCACCGGCGGCGGCGCGGGGTCCGGCATGGTCTACCTGGCCGGCAAGCAGAGCCACAAAATGACCAATGATCAGATGATCGACCACATCGTCGGGCTGGTGGAGGCACGCGCCGCCGAACTCGACGCGGCGAAGGAAGCCGCGGAGTAG